GACGCGTGCCGAGCACCGCGCCTGGATGGAATTCGGCTCGAACATCCTGTCCGACATCTGGGGGCTGGAGACGACGGCGGCCCCGGCGGTCTATGAGCAGAAACGCGTGGCGATCGCGCAGAAGTTCGAGCGCATCGAAAGCGTGCTCGGCGAAGGACCTTATTTTGCCGGCGCGAACTTCAGCCTGGTCGATGCGGTTTTCGCGCCGGTCTTCCGCTATTTCGACCTGTTCGACACGATCGCCGAGACCCGGGTCTTTAAGAACGCGCCACGGGTCCGCGCCTGGCGGACGGCGCTCGCGGAAAGGCCGAGCGTACGCATGGCGGTCGGAACTGACTACCCTGACCGGTTGCGCGCATTTCTCCAACGGCACGATGCCTATCTTCTCAAGGCTGCCTGAGAACGCCAGACGCATACGTCGAAGGCGCCACGCAAGTTGCGGCGCCTTCGTTTCCATCAATCAGGCCGCACCCGGCTTGGCAGCACCGAGCAGGCGCAGAGCGTTCATCGTCACCAGAACGGTTGCACCGGTATCGGCAAGGATCGCCGGCCACAGGCCGGTGATGCCGATCACCGTGGTGACCAGGAACACGGCCTTGAGCCCCAGCGCGATGGTGATGTTCTGGCCGATGTTGGACATGGTGCGTTTGGAAAGCGCGATCATCGCCGCGATGTCGCCGACACGTCCGTGCAGCACGGCGGCGTCCGCCGTCTCCAGCGCAACATCGGTACCACCGCCCATTGCGATGCCGACATCGGCGGCGGCCAACGCCGGGGCATCGTTGATGCCGTCGCCAACCTTGGCAACCGCGAAGCCCTGGCTTTTCAGTTCGCCGACGATGCGCTGCTTGTCCTCAGGCAACAGTTCGGCGCGCACCTCGATGCCGAGTTGCTTGCCGATGGCAGCGGCGGTGCGGGCATTGTCGCCGGTCAGCATCACCGTCTTGATGCCGCGATCGGCGAGCGCTTGCAGGCCGACCCTGGCGTCCGGGCGCGGTTCGTCACGCATCGCCAATGCGCCGGCCAGCTTGCCGCCGGCGAGCAACAGCGAGACGGTCTTGCCTTCGTCGTTCAGGGCGGTGATGCGGGCCGACTGTTCGGCATTCAGCGGCACGCGTTCGCCGACTGCCTGCGGAGAGCCGAGGAAGATCTCGGTTCCATCAACCGTACCCGATACGCCCTTGCCGCCGATAGCCTTGGAGCCCGTGGCCTCAGGGACCACGATGCCGTCGGCCTCGGCCCGCCCCAATATGGCCTTGGCGAGCGGATGGCTGGAACCGGTCTCCAGCGCCGCGGCCAACCGCAGCACCTCGCCGGCAGGCAGGCCGAAACCGTCGATATCGGTCACCTTGGGCTTGCCTTCGGTCAGCGTGCCGGTCTTGTCGAAGGCGACTGCAGTCATCTTGCCGAGATTTTCCAGCACCGCGCCGCCCTTCATGAGCAGGCCGCGCCGTGCTCCGGACGACAACGAGGCGGCGATGGCGGCTGGCGTTGAGATGACCAATGCGCAGGGGCAGCCGATCAGCAGGATGGCGAGACCCTTGTAGATCCACTCATCCCAGGCGCCGCCCATCGCCAGCGGCGGGATGATGGCGACGAGCGCGGCGAAGACCACAACGCCAGGCGTGTAGTATTTCGAGAAGCGGTCGATGAACCGCTCGGTCGGTGCTTTCTTCTCCTGCGCTTCCTCGACCAACCGCACGACGCGGGCAATGGTGTTGTCGGCGGCAGCAGCCGTCACCCGCACGCGCAGCACCGCGTCGCTGTTGACCGTGCCGGCACAGACGGTGGAATCCGGCCCCTTGCGCACCGGTACGCTTTCGCCGGTGACCGGCGCCTCGTCGACCGCGCTTTCGCCCGAAAGGACGATGCCATCGGCGGGGATGCGGTCACCGGGACGCACCATGATGATGGAGCCGACCGCCAGGGTTTCGGCCGGCACTTCGGCCACCTTGCCGTCGCGCTCGAGCAGCGCCGTCTTCGGCACCAGCTTGGTGAGCGACTGGATCGAGGCGCGCGCCTTGCCGGCGGCAACGCCTTCCAGCAATTCGCCGATCAGGAACAGGAAGACGACGGCCGCCGCCTCTTCCGTGGCGCCGATGATAACAGCGCCGATCGCGGCGATGGTCATCAGCATCTCGATGGAAAAGGGCGTGCCGACACGAGCCGCCATGAAGGCGCGGCGCGCGATGGGCAGCAGGCCGACCAGCATGGCGACGGTGAAGATCCAGGTTTCGTAACCGGGCACCAGCTTGCCGATGCCGTAGGCGACGACCAGCGCGGCACCCGCTGCAATTGTCAGCTTGCCCTTGCCGGACTTCCACCACGGACCAGTGCTCGGGCCATGATCATGGCCGTGCAAGCCTTCGACATCGACGCTGGCCGCCGCAACAGGTGCAGTCGTCTTGCGAGCACCGTGGGTATGGCCGGAATGATCGTGGCCTGCGTGATTATGACCCGCATGATCATGGTCGTGTCCCGCGTGATCGTGATCACCTTCACCATGCGTGTGATGATCGTGACCGCAGCCGCATGCATCATCCTTGTCGGCAGCCACCGGCGCCGGACTGGATGCCGGCACTAGCGCCAGCTTGTAACCGAGGCCGGTGACGCGCTTTTCGATAGCCGGGGCCAGCGCCCCGCTGCCATCGTGTTTCACCGTCATCGTGCCAGCGGTCACCGAAACGGAAACGTCCTCGACGCCTTTCAGCCGCCGCACGGCGGTATCGATTTTTGCCGCGCAGGAGGCGCAATCCATGCCGTCCACGCGATAGCGCATCTGCTGTGATGCCTGTGCCATGATCATTCCCTTGACTATGTTCAGGCAGACGCTACATCCTCTAGCGACTAGAGGAGCAAGAGGAAAAATGAAGTCGGATCTGACCATCGGCGAAGTGGCGGCGCAGAGCGGCGTGAAGGTGCCTACTATCCGCTACTATGAGCAGATCGGACTGCTGCCGGAGCCACCGCGCACCGAGGGCAACCGGCGCTTCTATGACGCCAAGGGCCTGCGCCGACTGGCCTTCATACGCCATGCCCGCGAGCTCGGCTTCGACGTCGCGGCGATCCGCACGCTGCTTATCTTGCAAGACGATCCGAACCAGCCTTGCGCCAGCGCCGACGCCATCGCCAAGGCCCGGCTGATTGAAGTGGAGCAGCGCATCGCCAGCCTGACGGCGTTGAAGTCCGAGTTGGAAGTGATGGTGGAGGGCTGCCGGCACGGACGGCTCGCCGAATGCCGGGTGATCGAGGTGCTTGCCGACCACGGCAAATGCATGCACCCAGAACACTAGGACCGACTGTTGTTCCGCCAAGCGACGGCCGCCGGCTGAGCCGCGATCGGAGTTTGACAGACCGATGCGCCGCTGTTTCAACAGGCAATACTCGCGCGTTCGTCATCGAAAGATTTTGCCCGACGGCTGGAAGCTCGGTAGGCAACCTCAAACAAGCCATGTCGCCCGCCCGCCATATTCAGGAAAATAGCGAAAGTGTTTGCGACAAAGGTGGCCGAGTGAGCTCTTGCGCCGGGGAAACAACCGGAAGTACTTCCAGATAACTTGGGCAGCGAGCGTGCCTCATGTCTGTTTGTCGATTTCTCCATTGCGGGAAATCGGCATCAAGCACCGGTAGACTGGTGTTTGTTGACGACAGGGTTCAGCCAGGGTCAAGACCGCGGTTCGTGACATCACGGGGCGGCATTGGTTGTGCGCGGCAGGGGGCCGGGAGCAGCCGATGAGGAGGAAACGGGCAGCGGAGGAAAAGCTATGCTCGAGAAGTATTTTGAACTGAAGGAACTGGGAACGTCGGTGCGCATCGAGGTGATCGCCGGCATCACCACCTTCCTGACGATGTCTTACATCATCTTCGTCAATCCGGAGATCCTGTCTTCGACGGGCATGGACAGGAGTTCGGTGTTCGTCGCCACCTGTCTGGCTGCGGCGCTCGGTTCGCTGATCATGGCGACGGTGGCAAAATGGCCGATCGGCATGGCGCCTGGCATGGGCCTCAACGCCTTCTTCGCCTTCGGTGTCGTCGGCGCCATGGGTTTCACCTGGCAGCAGGCACTTGGCGCGGTGTTCATCTCTGGCTTGATCTTCCTGCTCCTGACCGTGACCGGTATCCGCAGCTGGCTGATCGCCGGCATCCCGCATTCCATGCGCAGTGCGATCGCCGCCGGCATCGGCTTGTTTCTGGCTATCATCGCGCTGAAGAGCTCCGGCATCGTCATCGCCAGCGACGCCACCTTCGTCCAGCTCGGCCATCTCAACACGACCGGGCCGCTGCTGGCCATCCTCGGCTTCTTCATCATCGCCTCGCTCGATGGGCTCAAGGTACCGGGCGCCATCCTGATCGGCATCCTGGTCATCACCGTCCTGTCGATGTTGCTCGGCGTGAGCCATTTCCAGGGCATCTTCTCGATGCCGCCCTCGATCGCACCGACCTTTCTGCAACTCGACATCGTCGGCGCACTGCACAGCGGCCTGGTCCATGTCATTCTGGTGTTCGTCCTGGTCGAGGTGTTCGATGCTACAGGCACGCTGATCGGCGTCGCCAAGCGGGCCCGGCTGATCGAAGAGAGCAAGCCGAACCGGCTCGGCCGCGCGCTTTTGGCCGATAGCACCGCGATCGTCGCCGGCTCGCTGCTCGGCACGTCCTCGACCACCGCTTATGTCGAAAGCGCGTCCGGCGTGCAGGCTGGCGGCCGCAGCGGCCTCACCGCCCTGGTGATCGGCCTGCTGTTCCTCGCAGCCCTGTTCATCTCGCCGCTCGCCGGTTCCGTGCCGGTCTATGCGACCGCGCCGGCACTGCTCTATGTCGCGTGTCTGATGATGCGCGAGCTGATCGAGGTCGACTGGGCCGAGATCACCGAGGCAGCACCGGCCGCGCTGACGGCGCTGATGATGCCGTTCACCTATTCCATCGCCAACGGTCTCGCTTTCGGCTTCATCAGCTACGCCGTTCTGAAGACACTGACCGGCCGCATCCGCGAAGTGCATCTGGCGA
The genomic region above belongs to Mesorhizobium terrae and contains:
- a CDS encoding glutathione S-transferase family protein, producing the protein MQTLTLVSHHLCPYVQRAAIALSEKGIGFEKIMIDLADKPEWFAAISPLGKVPLLIVRQPDGSQTVLFESSVICEYIEETQGRLRLHPVDPLTRAEHRAWMEFGSNILSDIWGLETTAAPAVYEQKRVAIAQKFERIESVLGEGPYFAGANFSLVDAVFAPVFRYFDLFDTIAETRVFKNAPRVRAWRTALAERPSVRMAVGTDYPDRLRAFLQRHDAYLLKAA
- a CDS encoding heavy metal translocating P-type ATPase, with the protein product MAQASQQMRYRVDGMDCASCAAKIDTAVRRLKGVEDVSVSVTAGTMTVKHDGSGALAPAIEKRVTGLGYKLALVPASSPAPVAADKDDACGCGHDHHTHGEGDHDHAGHDHDHAGHNHAGHDHSGHTHGARKTTAPVAAASVDVEGLHGHDHGPSTGPWWKSGKGKLTIAAGAALVVAYGIGKLVPGYETWIFTVAMLVGLLPIARRAFMAARVGTPFSIEMLMTIAAIGAVIIGATEEAAAVVFLFLIGELLEGVAAGKARASIQSLTKLVPKTALLERDGKVAEVPAETLAVGSIIMVRPGDRIPADGIVLSGESAVDEAPVTGESVPVRKGPDSTVCAGTVNSDAVLRVRVTAAAADNTIARVVRLVEEAQEKKAPTERFIDRFSKYYTPGVVVFAALVAIIPPLAMGGAWDEWIYKGLAILLIGCPCALVISTPAAIAASLSSGARRGLLMKGGAVLENLGKMTAVAFDKTGTLTEGKPKVTDIDGFGLPAGEVLRLAAALETGSSHPLAKAILGRAEADGIVVPEATGSKAIGGKGVSGTVDGTEIFLGSPQAVGERVPLNAEQSARITALNDEGKTVSLLLAGGKLAGALAMRDEPRPDARVGLQALADRGIKTVMLTGDNARTAAAIGKQLGIEVRAELLPEDKQRIVGELKSQGFAVAKVGDGINDAPALAAADVGIAMGGGTDVALETADAAVLHGRVGDIAAMIALSKRTMSNIGQNITIALGLKAVFLVTTVIGITGLWPAILADTGATVLVTMNALRLLGAAKPGAA
- a CDS encoding MerR family transcriptional regulator, which codes for MKSDLTIGEVAAQSGVKVPTIRYYEQIGLLPEPPRTEGNRRFYDAKGLRRLAFIRHARELGFDVAAIRTLLILQDDPNQPCASADAIAKARLIEVEQRIASLTALKSELEVMVEGCRHGRLAECRVIEVLADHGKCMHPEH
- a CDS encoding NCS2 family permease, giving the protein MLEKYFELKELGTSVRIEVIAGITTFLTMSYIIFVNPEILSSTGMDRSSVFVATCLAAALGSLIMATVAKWPIGMAPGMGLNAFFAFGVVGAMGFTWQQALGAVFISGLIFLLLTVTGIRSWLIAGIPHSMRSAIAAGIGLFLAIIALKSSGIVIASDATFVQLGHLNTTGPLLAILGFFIIASLDGLKVPGAILIGILVITVLSMLLGVSHFQGIFSMPPSIAPTFLQLDIVGALHSGLVHVILVFVLVEVFDATGTLIGVAKRARLIEESKPNRLGRALLADSTAIVAGSLLGTSSTTAYVESASGVQAGGRSGLTALVIGLLFLAALFISPLAGSVPVYATAPALLYVACLMMRELIEVDWAEITEAAPAALTALMMPFTYSIANGLAFGFISYAVLKTLTGRIREVHLATWLVAILFVIRFAFVG